The genomic window GTGACctacatgttttttttaaaactcattttgtGGAGTGgtgctgctttggttttcatttaCAACCAATTGTTAATTAAGCCAAATGGAGAGGCATCTCCTATTTATTTTGCCCTTTTTGGCTTATTTGGtcaagtgtgtgcatgtgtgtgtgagctGCTGCCTTTCTCTTATTATTTGCAAGCATTTCACAGCCCACTCCTGGCACCTTATGGGCAGTCTCTCCGCCACAGGCTGCTGCTCGAGAAACACTGCCTCCACCAACTGTCCTGTCCTCCCATTGCTTTTAATGGTTGGACACCCCAGAGTCTAATAATAATACTTTATATGTCAGCTTTCATGATTTACTTGCTGATCATTTTAGTGAAAGCAGAAGCCTGTAGAAGACAGAATTAGGAGTTGCTGGAGGGACGTGGGAGCAGAAGGGAGGTACGAATAGGACAGCAGGGGAACACAGGAGCGCTACAAGCGTTATAGCCCCCGTGACAATGTTGGATGGTACTGGAAAGTGATCGGGAAATTTATCTAGCCCAGAGGGGCCCCATGAGGTCACTGTGGCCTGGGCATAAAAGTGATTTCCTGAATGGTTCCAGTAAGGAAGTATTGAATATGTAAACGTATAAATacctaaataaatatataaatactgaAGAAGATGGGGAAACGTGAAAAAATCCTGAGGAATTGCTTGCAAACAGCTCTTTTAGGTCCAGGTTAAAGACTGGTAACAAAGGAACTCCTTTGGCACATTTTTTTGCCTTCATTGATAAGCGTTTGTGAATCTCTCCTTTCTAAGGTTTGTACGAATCGAATGATCGAgtgatcactgctcaggcatgtATTTTGGAAGCGTGATGGACTAGATGCTTTCCACTGACGCTTGCCACTGCTGTTGATCCTGATGTCTTCTGTGCCAATGCTATGTCTGAACACTAACCCTTTTCTTTTGTCACATCTGTCTTCTTGCAGGCATATATACTGAAGTCATTTGAAATGAATGGTCTGCCCAAGGCGGTGCCTTTAAGTTTGCCTTATCAAGACTTCAGAAAAGATGTGTCAGACTACTGGGAAAAGCCTAAGGTATCCCAGCGGATAAAGAAAGTTGATTTCTCAAATGTTGTCTTGACTGCTCCTTGCAAACCTCTGGAGTCTTATCTGGAAATGaatggaaaagaggaggaggaagaagacgaggaagaggacgaggaggaggaagatgaggaggaggaggcagaggaggaaggggatgaGATTGACATGCACAGCGGTTCCAGCAGCGACCTGAGTCAAAAAAGCACAGAGCGCAGCCAGGAGTGCGCACCATCCACGCTCCTGGCTGATGACCAGAAGGGATCCAAGGGTCGAGCGTCCACTGCTGATGGGGACCTGGAGCTGGAGGAAGGCTCAAAAACACTAGTGCTGTTTTCACCAGGTGATCTGAAAAAGTCTCCGGTGACCACAGACTTGGCTCCAGAAGTTGATCTGGGCACTCTTGCTGCACTGACACCTCAGAGCGAGCGGCCACAGCCTATGGGTAGCCAACTGGATGTATCCGAGCCAGGGACCCTGTCCTCAGTCCTTAAATCTGAACCAAAGCCTCCCGTGGCAGTGGCTACAGCTTCCTCCCCCTTTACCAAAGTTGAGCGCACATTTGTTCATATTGCTGAAAAGACCCACTTAAATGTCATGTCTTCCAGCGGCCAGCTGATGAGGCATGAGGAGTACTGCCCTCCAGGCCAGTTTGAGGAGGTCATTGTCGAAGAAGAGCTGGAGGACAACCTGGCGCTGGTAGAGAATGGAAGCATACATTCGGGGCTAGAAGGGGCAGAGACCGAGAGCTGCGCGCTTTCGGCTAATCCCATTGAAACCACCTCAGAGACAGTGGGGGAGCAGCTGGCCCTTCCCAATGGCGTAGCAAAGCCTCCCGAGGACAAGCCAGAGCTCTCCGACAAAGTGGCGCTCTCGCTGGATTTGGAAGAGCCTGGCAAGACGGTTACGAGGGAGCCCGACCTTGAGAAGTCAGCGGCGGTGGGAGAACACCTTAAGCGAGCAGAGACCCTCCTCGACACGCTGCAGCAGGGCCCCAGGAGACCTCTGGGCTCCAGGTATAGAAGTCGGATACCCATCTTGTTCTCCGAGGAGGACACCGGCTCAGACCTTTCAACTTCACTCTCGGCCAAAGAGAGGCTTTATAAGAGGGCAAAGCAACCTGACTTGGCTCGCCTAGTGATGGAGAAGAGGCAAAACCGCCTCCTTCGGCTGGCCTCGGGGGCCTCCTCCTCAGCGTCCTCCAGCGACGAGAGGCGGCGGGCCTCGGAAACGCTCTCGGCCACTGGTTCTGAGGAGGACACCCACGACTCTGATGACTCCATCCcaaggaaggcagggaaggagaaggccgccctcctggggaaggaagaaagaccCATAAGCACAAAGAGCAGAATTCCTCGGCCCATCACGCCAGTGAAAACACCAGTAGAGGCAGCAAAGTCTGAGAGCTCCATGGCCATCGCCATGGCAGTGCTGTGTAGCTCCCCGCAGGACTCGGCCGTTGCCTACAGGTAAGACCAAAACGGTGAGCAATACAAAACGTTGGACTTGTTGAGGAGGCGCAGCCAGGGCTTTGCTCACCTCCCACTGCTTTACCCTTCACTTGGCTGGAATGTGTGGTCCATCCCCATTTCCTAGTCATTTCAGCACGCCGGTGTGTGAAAGTCCCACCTCTCCGTCTTTTTTGGCTCAGTCTGGCCAAAGGGCCGAGACCCTCCTCACTTGCCCTAGCTTTGAAGCCTCCTTCCTTTCCACGAGCTCTTTCATTTGGTCTGATCCTGCTAATAGCAGATCCCTCCAGTGCTGAGCTCTCAGTTTTGCAGCATGCTTGGCACGGCCGTGACGCCGCAGGGAGACCTGGCCTGGCTATTGCAATTAGAGCTGCAAGGGCTGCGAGGTTGCCGGCTGTGATTGCCTCAGGAGTTGGCCACCATGCCAAGAGCTGGAGAGAGGGAGATGCACATGCATGGGCTTTGGCAGTGACCTGGAACACCGTGAGCCACCTCCATGTGGCCTGAATTCCCTACACATCCCTGTGCCTTGATTTTTTTGGAGGTACCTGACTCTCTTATCAAATAGGCACAGAGATGTAAGTGGAGGTGGACCCTCTGAATTCACCGGTGTTTGGCTTTTCTGCCTGGCCTTGGAGCTGGAGGTCTAGcccaggagcagagctgctgctgtgcctctgcCACAGGTCCAGCAAATTCTGCTCTTTCAGAGACGTGGGGTGAAAGGAGGGGATCCCTGTGGGTTGGTTTACCTTCCAGCACAGTTGCCATCAGAGGCCAACTGGTGCAATCCAGCTTTTGTTCCCAGATTGTATCTCCTGCCTTGAAAAGGTTGCTCCATCCATGTTACATGTTAAGAAGAGTCCCAGATACATGCTATCGGCCAAACCATGCCTGCGTGTTGTCCCAGAGGGTGCTGGAGGATCAGGGCAAACACTTAGTGGTTAACAGCATCAAGAGTTACAGAACGGTGTTCAAACCAGTTTCCCGTCTTGTCATCCTGGTGCTGGAGACTCCTTGTAATTACCCAGCAACATCCATGCCAAACCTGCCCTTGCAGAAGTTCCCCTTCatcctccctcttctcttcccctgcaGGCTTCAGGCACAGAGACCAGCTGGAAGCGTCCCAAACGAGTGCCGAACAGCGCAGATACAAAGTCGGCTTCCTCTTTCGCCGAGCTCCACTTCTTTTCCTCCGCGGAGCAGCTCGCGGAGGTCCAGCTGTGCATCCCCTCGGAGCCCTGTCCTTCCTTCAAGAAACCCCAGTGCTTCCCCAAGAAGCCAGCTGCCGCCTCGGAGGGAAAGTCCTTCTCCCTGCCGACAGCATAAGCCAGGGACTGCTCTTCAGCGAGTTCCTCCTTCTCCCCGACCTCAGCCCCCAGCTCCGGCCCCGGGGCCGACAGGAGAATCCCTGCCCTCTCCTGGTGTGGCCAAAAAACGACAAAGAGGAAAAACCCAGACTCAGAGTCCAGCAACCAAAGGAAAGCAGGTGTCCCTGGAAAGTAAGGCAGCTGCCAGATAATGATCTTCTTCTGCCAGCCCAACAGACTGGGTAACTTCTGCATATAGTATACACTTGagatgctgcagcacagccttCCATGCTGGACCCACGAGTGTATAGCAGTAGCTGTACTTCAAATGCTTCACTCACTCTCACCCCACACCGTCGCAATCAGCTCCCACGGGCCTGAGAGCCTCTGAGCCACGGAGCCTTCTTCAAGGGAGACATCCAGCCCGCAGCTCACGCTTGCTAATGCACAGCACCAAGCAGCGACCCAGGCAGCCTGCCTAGTGCCtgaccctcctccctccccaggcattcccctctctctgttaGCAATACCAGTCGCCAACACCGACCCTGGCTTTGGAAAGAGGAGCGGAGGTGACGAAAGCAAGGCCTGCTGGAGAGGAAGGCTCCCATCCCGCAGGCAGCTCCCTCCTGTCTCCGTGCCGGGAAAACGCCAACCTTGGCCGCCACCATCTACCTGAGTGTTGGCTCGCCTCCTGCCACCTGCGTTAGCAAGGGATGGTCACCAGCTTAGCCAAGAGGGATGGATGCGTCCTTGTGTGCAGGGGCAGGGTGGAGGGgggcttttctcttctttccagaGATGCCTCTGCAGGTGGGAATGGGAGACAGGCAGGTCTTGCTGGATGCTCCTACCTGCTCCAGTATGGCCCACGGAGGAGGCCGTCTGGCATCGCTGCTCGGCGACGCTGCTGCTGTTTTTGGCAGACGCCTGCGCGGTGGGTATTTAGATGGAAGTAGGGATGTATTAGATTGCTGGGAAATCCAGAGCCCTTGCTAACTGATGTAGAAGGGAGCACACTGCAGCCGCTTCTGTCTCAAATACCAAACTGTGATCTGTGGAGACCACATCTCCCAACACGGGTGGTTCCTCTTGACCCGAGTGTGGTTGGTGCCACAGACCTGTAGTCCACCAAACACAGCTCCATCCTGAAGATGTGAATAGTCACTGGATGCCTTTAGCTTGGGTGCCCCTTGCACCTAAATTCCTTGTGCTTTATTGTCACGCTCTTGGTGTTTGTGAATTTTGGCACTGTGGTTGAAAGTTCCCCTACACGGCAGGGTGGGAAATTATTAGCCTGTAGTATActcaaaagctgctgctttgcgAGGAGAGGTTTGCTGGCACGCCGTGGGTACCTTGCGCATTTCTAGCCGAGAGTACAGCGGGTTGAGTTGCAGAGATAGGGTTTATGTCTTTTCTCGGTGCTCAGCTCTTCCACACGTTGCGTGAGAACTAACAACGTGAACATAAAAGCAAGTAATATTATCAGAGCAGAAGCTTAgcgctcagctagaactaaaccAACCAACTTTTTAGCCCCCAGACTAATTAGGAGGGTTTGAAAACGAAAGCCAGGAGGACTGATATCTGTCTGAGCTTGATGAGATCTTGAAGTAGTCGCAAAATTTTCCCTGCACACAGGGGGAAACACTCCAGACCCAAATACTTGGGGCTTCACACCATTGTCATGCCTAAAAGAGGCTTTGCATGAGGCAGAACAGAAATATGGCTGCTCTGTACACTCATTCCCACAGCTGCAACTAGCTGCAAATATTTACTATTTGCAGACAACAAAGCTTGATAGAGGAATCTGGACAGTGATAACTTTGATTCATTTGACCATAGATACAGTCACACTGATGGCCATCGAGTCCGAGTAATCCTGAAGTTGTTCACATCTACAGGAACTGTTCTGGAAAGGAGCGTGAGAGCTGTGACGTGGTGGCTGGGAGAAAAGGGTACTCCTTGGGCATCTGAACAGGGAAACGTCTAGAAATAGGTGACAGGAATTGCCCCTTTATATGACAGTCTCGGTGTTGCCAATGCtaagaatttatttcatttagcTCAAAGTGCTGTTTTCCATTGACGCCGTTCACCCTGGTAGAGTAAGAAGCACAGCTTCTAGTCTAAAAACATGCCCTCATCTTTGCAGAGAAGCATTGGGACCTCCAAGGTCACGTTGTGGTTTGATGGACTGAGCTGATGTTGCCACCAAATGCAGTGGTCCCTCCAAGTTCCAGCTGCTTCGTTGCACTATCCCACCCCCTTACGCTGGGGCGGCTATTTGGCGAAGTGGCTGGAAATGCTGGTCCAGCGTGACACCAAGCACTCTGgtttgctggtttggttttcatCTGGTTCAGTTCATCAGTCTGGTTCAGCATCTGGTCACACAACAGAAgtgggggaaggagaggacagAGAGTGTGGCCACTTCTTCTGGTGGCACAATAACTTCATGTGAGTTTGAATTGTGGGTCAAACTACAATCTAAATATGCCCTGCATGTTTAGAAACTAGAAAACAGAATAAACTCAAGAAATAAATTCCAGAAATATAAACCATAATAGCACTCCTATTAGTCTGTTGGGGGACTGTTCATTTTAGAGTGCTCAGATGGTAAGACTTTGTCATGGAGCCTTTACCAGGTGCTCCATCCAGGTCTTAGATACACATGCCAAAAACAACATTGAAAGAGCTTGGAAAGAGGGCTACAGGACTATTAACGGGGTTAGCAAACCTGCCTTATCATGGGAGGCCAATAAAGCACAATCAATGTATTTATTCAAGAGAAAGTTTAAAGGAGAGTTTTCCATGGCCCAGGTATACCCATGTCAGGAAGGAAGCTCCAAGGCAGAGATCTTCCATCTGACACATGAAAGCAGGGAAGACAGAGTAGCCGAGAACGGCAGATGAAGAAGTCAGGCAGGCTTTTAGTTGCGAAGCGACTGTCCAGTGAAATCTTTCACAGGAATGTGGGgactttttcttattaaaaggtTTTCTGAGAAACCTAGCTGTCTTCTAAGAGGTCTTCCTACCATGACCCAACCACAAGTAGCAGGCAGGATGCTGGTGACACCAAGGTATCCTCTCTCTTTGTGGTCCAGTAGATTCCTGGTCCTGCCAGACACATGCCAAAGCTATCACACATTGGAGAGCCACCAGATGGGTCCCGCAAGTTTCAGAAAGCCAGGGAAAGATTTCCAGCGCAGAAAATAACAGCCGTTCCCAGTGTTGTTTGACAGGGCTGGGCTGAGGGTGTAGCTGGGTCTACAGAGACCTAGGACTGCCATGAACTGTCTCTCCTTGTGGTTGTGCTACCaggctccctgccccagcacagccctgcttcccaaCTGTCCCTGGCACGGAGGGGAGCAGGAAAGTGCATCAACAGCATGGTGCCCCGCAGCCCGGTCATTTTGGATGAGAGTGGGCTACGCCATCAGGTATGATGGCAGTAAAAGTTGGCTGACCACAGCAATGCTTTGTCCCCAGAAAGTCTGCGCgggagctgctgggtgctgtCACTAAAAGGTTTCCGAGGGTTGTTCTTGCAAGGTCTGACTGTCCAACAGGTTTGGGTCTCTGGACCTTCCAAGTGGCAAGTGATGCTGTGATCTTGGCTGGATGTCACATTGCCTCTTTCATGCCTTCACTGAAGTTATTTTTTCACAGGAGCTTCGGTGGTGGGCTCTTCCAGTCAAGTGGATATCAAGAATTAGCTAACAAGAGGTGATCCTCAGAGCTGTGTTTCGTTGGCAGAGCCGGTCACAGGGTGCTGCCTGGCCCAGGCATGGTCGTAAGCCCCCATGTTAGCAGCCCACGTGCTGCAGGAGGTGATGGCTTGATCCCTCTTCCAGGTGTCAGCAGAGGGACTCGGGAAAGCCCCTGCCATGCAGGTGCTGCTCT from Accipiter gentilis chromosome 30, bAccGen1.1, whole genome shotgun sequence includes these protein-coding regions:
- the TTBK1 gene encoding tau-tubulin kinase 1 isoform X1, with the translated sequence MQCLAAVIKDEPNMSGGGEQVDILPANYVVKDRWKVLKKIGGGGFGEIYEAMDLLTRENVALKVESAQQPKQVLKMEVAVLKKLQGKDHVCRFIGCGRNEKFNYVVMQLQGRNLADLRRSQPRGTFTLSTTLRLGKQILESIEAIHSVGFLHRDIKPSNFAMGRLPSTYRKCYMLDFGLARQYTNTTGEVRPPRNVAGFRGTVRYASVNAHKNREMGRHDDLWSLFYMLVEFAVGQLPWRKIKDKEQVGMIKEKYEHRMLLKHMPSEFHLFLDHIASLDYFTKPDYQLIMSVFENSMKERGITENEAFDWEKAGTDILLSTSTSTPPQQNTRQTAAMFGVVNVTPVPGDLLRENTEDVLQGEHLSDQENAPPILSGRPAEGLGQTPNTAFNEAEVWEETDVNRNKLRISISKTQCMVEEEQRNGVCPSSPVRVPPESPTAQVRSLRYRRVNSPESERLSTADGKADLHERRSRMDLPGSPSRLVCSSQPAQMLSIDTGQADRQASGRMDVSASVEHEALSNAFRSVPLAEEEDFDSKEWVIIDKETELKDFHPGAEPSTSGTTDEEPEELRPIEEGEERRRLGADAAVRPKTHDGRSRGMQPVTEEDSSHRHEGPSQTVSDSKHEQQIGSPAHSPLHSAPAIRQRRRESEPTGPQRQAYILKSFEMNGLPKAVPLSLPYQDFRKDVSDYWEKPKVSQRIKKVDFSNVVLTAPCKPLESYLEMNGKEEEEEDEEEDEEEEDEEEEAEEEGDEIDMHSGSSSDLSQKSTERSQECAPSTLLADDQKGSKGRASTADGDLELEEGSKTLVLFSPGDLKKSPVTTDLAPEVDLGTLAALTPQSERPQPMGSQLDVSEPGTLSSVLKSEPKPPVAVATASSPFTKVERTFVHIAEKTHLNVMSSSGQLMRHEEYCPPGQFEEVIVEEELEDNLALVENGSIHSGLEGAETESCALSANPIETTSETVGEQLALPNGVAKPPEDKPELSDKVALSLDLEEPGKTVTREPDLEKSAAVGEHLKRAETLLDTLQQGPRRPLGSRYRSRIPILFSEEDTGSDLSTSLSAKERLYKRAKQPDLARLVMEKRQNRLLRLASGASSSASSSDERRRASETLSATGSEEDTHDSDDSIPRKAGKEKAALLGKEERPISTKSRIPRPITPVKTPVEAAKSESSMAIAMAVLCSSPQDSAVAYRLQAQRPAGSVPNECRTAQIQSRLPLSPSSTSFPPRSSSRRSSCASPRSPVLPSRNPSASPRSQLPPRRESPSPCRQHKPGTALQRVPPSPRPQPPAPAPGPTGESLPSPGVAKKRQRGKTQTQSPATKGKQVSLESKAAAR
- the TTBK1 gene encoding tau-tubulin kinase 1 isoform X2; amino-acid sequence: MGRLPSTYRKCYMLDFGLARQYTNTTGEVRPPRNVAGFRGTVRYASVNAHKNREMGRHDDLWSLFYMLVEFAVGQLPWRKIKDKEQVGMIKEKYEHRMLLKHMPSEFHLFLDHIASLDYFTKPDYQLIMSVFENSMKERGITENEAFDWEKAGTDILLSTSTSTPPQQNTRQTAAMFGVVNVTPVPGDLLRENTEDVLQGEHLSDQENAPPILSGRPAEGLGQTPNTAFNEAEVWEETDVNRNKLRISISKTQCMVEEEQRNGVCPSSPVRVPPESPTAQVRSLRYRRVNSPESERLSTADGKADLHERRSRMDLPGSPSRLVCSSQPAQMLSIDTGQADRQASGRMDVSASVEHEALSNAFRSVPLAEEEDFDSKEWVIIDKETELKDFHPGAEPSTSGTTDEEPEELRPIEEGEERRRLGADAAVRPKTHDGRSRGMQPVTEEDSSHRHEGPSQTVSDSKHEQQIGSPAHSPLHSAPAIRQRRRESEPTGPQRQAYILKSFEMNGLPKAVPLSLPYQDFRKDVSDYWEKPKVSQRIKKVDFSNVVLTAPCKPLESYLEMNGKEEEEEDEEEDEEEEDEEEEAEEEGDEIDMHSGSSSDLSQKSTERSQECAPSTLLADDQKGSKGRASTADGDLELEEGSKTLVLFSPGDLKKSPVTTDLAPEVDLGTLAALTPQSERPQPMGSQLDVSEPGTLSSVLKSEPKPPVAVATASSPFTKVERTFVHIAEKTHLNVMSSSGQLMRHEEYCPPGQFEEVIVEEELEDNLALVENGSIHSGLEGAETESCALSANPIETTSETVGEQLALPNGVAKPPEDKPELSDKVALSLDLEEPGKTVTREPDLEKSAAVGEHLKRAETLLDTLQQGPRRPLGSRYRSRIPILFSEEDTGSDLSTSLSAKERLYKRAKQPDLARLVMEKRQNRLLRLASGASSSASSSDERRRASETLSATGSEEDTHDSDDSIPRKAGKEKAALLGKEERPISTKSRIPRPITPVKTPVEAAKSESSMAIAMAVLCSSPQDSAVAYRLQAQRPAGSVPNECRTAQIQSRLPLSPSSTSFPPRSSSRRSSCASPRSPVLPSRNPSASPRSQLPPRRESPSPCRQHKPGTALQRVPPSPRPQPPAPAPGPTGESLPSPGVAKKRQRGKTQTQSPATKGKQVSLESKAAAR
- the TTBK1 gene encoding tau-tubulin kinase 1 isoform X3, with the protein product MGRHDDLWSLFYMLVEFAVGQLPWRKIKDKEQVGMIKEKYEHRMLLKHMPSEFHLFLDHIASLDYFTKPDYQLIMSVFENSMKERGITENEAFDWEKAGTDILLSTSTSTPPQQNTRQTAAMFGVVNVTPVPGDLLRENTEDVLQGEHLSDQENAPPILSGRPAEGLGQTPNTAFNEAEVWEETDVNRNKLRISISKTQCMVEEEQRNGVCPSSPVRVPPESPTAQVRSLRYRRVNSPESERLSTADGKADLHERRSRMDLPGSPSRLVCSSQPAQMLSIDTGQADRQASGRMDVSASVEHEALSNAFRSVPLAEEEDFDSKEWVIIDKETELKDFHPGAEPSTSGTTDEEPEELRPIEEGEERRRLGADAAVRPKTHDGRSRGMQPVTEEDSSHRHEGPSQTVSDSKHEQQIGSPAHSPLHSAPAIRQRRRESEPTGPQRQAYILKSFEMNGLPKAVPLSLPYQDFRKDVSDYWEKPKVSQRIKKVDFSNVVLTAPCKPLESYLEMNGKEEEEEDEEEDEEEEDEEEEAEEEGDEIDMHSGSSSDLSQKSTERSQECAPSTLLADDQKGSKGRASTADGDLELEEGSKTLVLFSPGDLKKSPVTTDLAPEVDLGTLAALTPQSERPQPMGSQLDVSEPGTLSSVLKSEPKPPVAVATASSPFTKVERTFVHIAEKTHLNVMSSSGQLMRHEEYCPPGQFEEVIVEEELEDNLALVENGSIHSGLEGAETESCALSANPIETTSETVGEQLALPNGVAKPPEDKPELSDKVALSLDLEEPGKTVTREPDLEKSAAVGEHLKRAETLLDTLQQGPRRPLGSRYRSRIPILFSEEDTGSDLSTSLSAKERLYKRAKQPDLARLVMEKRQNRLLRLASGASSSASSSDERRRASETLSATGSEEDTHDSDDSIPRKAGKEKAALLGKEERPISTKSRIPRPITPVKTPVEAAKSESSMAIAMAVLCSSPQDSAVAYRLQAQRPAGSVPNECRTAQIQSRLPLSPSSTSFPPRSSSRRSSCASPRSPVLPSRNPSASPRSQLPPRRESPSPCRQHKPGTALQRVPPSPRPQPPAPAPGPTGESLPSPGVAKKRQRGKTQTQSPATKGKQVSLESKAAAR